The sequence CCAACGGCACGTTCGCTTTCGCCATGCCCAAGGAGGGCTGGTGGGGATTTGCCGCTCTGGGCGTCGGCCCCGATACGGAATTCAAGGGCAAGGAGCTCTCGCAGGATGCGGTGATTTGGGTTCAGGCTGCCAAGATGTAGTTCGTTGAGGCACTCTACGGCAGAGAGAGGAGGTTTTCAGACCATGGGCGCACAGGAGCTGATCGTTGTCCTGATCGCGCTTGCCGCCGGAGGATACCTGCTTCGCGGCTGGATCGTTTCCGCACGGCAGGGACGCTGCGGCGGGTGCGGATGTGGGTGTGGG comes from Pyramidobacter piscolens W5455 and encodes:
- a CDS encoding FeoB-associated Cys-rich membrane protein, whose amino-acid sequence is MGAQELIVVLIALAAGGYLLRGWIVSARQGRCGGCGCGCGGRKCPPDEE